From a single Gavia stellata isolate bGavSte3 chromosome 15, bGavSte3.hap2, whole genome shotgun sequence genomic region:
- the LOC132318232 gene encoding E3 ubiquitin-protein ligase RNF182-like: MNYTCTEGEERNDALECKICYQRFTVHSGKPKILDCLHSICARCLTKILHIGGGSPCVSCPFCRHETELHEDEVEGLPNDTNIMSKLILKDKTAWNSDCNEVVLAPKNLAYSSSSHRSSNCLVITIMEVQKDCPRTPSQSTASNYYADHGTESVSLSSHSQLDQDLFSKLWKHVPRILVWLLGFLYFSSLPLGIYLLVIQKVTLGVVCVSFVPSSLTVCLVYGFCQCLCISFVKSSHKFRGKVFYQLVNF; this comes from the coding sequence ATGAATTACACTTGcactgaaggagaagaaagaaatgatgCACTGGAGTGCAAAATCTGTTACCAGAGATTTACTGTTCACAGTGGTAAGCCCAAAATCTTGGATTGTCTTCACAGCATTTGTGCTAGATGTTTGACTAAAATACTTCATATAGGAGGCGGATCTCCCTGCGTTAGCTGTCCCTTTTGCCGCCATGAGACAGAGTTGCACGAAGATGAAGTTGAAGGACTCCCCAATGATACAAACATTATGTCCAAGCTCatattaaaagacaaaacagcatGGAATTCTGACTGTAACGAAGTAGTTTTAGCACCAAAAAATTTGGCTTATTCAAGTTCTTCCCACAGATCATCAAACTGCTTAGTTATTACAATTATGGAAGTACAAAAAGACTGCCCAAGGACTCCCAGTCAAAGTACTGCCTCCAATTATTATGCTGACCATGGCACTGAGTCAGTATCTCTAAGTTCTCACAGTCAGCTGGACCAAGATCTCTTTTCAAAGCTATGGAAGCATGTCCCCAGAATACTGGTATGGCTGCTTGGATTTCTTTACTTTAGTTCCCTCCCTCTTGGGATCTACTTACTAGTGATTCAGAAGGTGACCCTAGGTGTTGTGTGTGTGAGTTTTGTTCCCTCCAGTCTAACTGTATGTCTCGTGTATGGCTTCTGCCAGTGCCTCTGTATCAGCTTTGTGAAGAGCAGTCACAAATTCCGTGGCAAAGTGTTTTATCAATTGGTAAATTTTTAA